The following nucleotide sequence is from Aquarana catesbeiana isolate 2022-GZ linkage group LG08, ASM4218655v1, whole genome shotgun sequence.
TATAAGGGATTactaaagaaaaggagaaaaaagtcGCATTTATGTTTCTAAGATAAAGCCATTTAATACTCTGCAGATAATTACTTAGAAACATTGTTGCTGATTTCTAGTTACAAAGTGGATAACGATCTGTTGGATTCATTGTACATATGTATCTGGCGGTGTCATGACTTCTACCAGTCCTTTCACTTTTTATAAATCTAGTAACAGAGAACATATTTTAGATTATTCAACAATCTTCTGAATCAATTTCTATTCCAGACTAATCGATGAATCTACTTGAAAATAAAGCGCTAATGATATGTctcggatttggcggtataatagggcTGATTATTTCTGTAACGTTCCAAAGAATTCAGGCGGCAAATTTGAAAGTATCAATTTTAAATGTGAGCCAATCAGAGCTGTGGGCGTTTCCTTCATTAACCAATAATGTTTTTGATGAGGAGTCCAAAGAAATGTGTTCTGAGATCTTTCTCTGTTTTCATTGATCTCTATAGTACAAACCCCTTGAAACAATATATTCCAGTGTGTTTAGAATATTCTCCGgaagaatttacatttttttatcattcaaTTTCTGTGTCAGATTAGCCGATCTGAGATGATTGAAACGTTCCATTAAAAATGAAGCCAATCCGTTCCATACCCCGCCCGCCATAGTAGGACAATtctgagatctgtgttcctgatcagTTGGGGGGATGATTGTTTTGGTATATAATGAATGATTTCTGGTCTGTAATACATTCGGCAGAattaaagtttgaaggacaatgaCCATGTAAGATGAGCAGATCCCCCAATAATAAATTTCAGACTCTTTATATGTAGTAATTGTTCTCCCTGTACAACTCTCCTGTATTAGAAGTGTGAATAAATAATGTATTTCCTGTGTAAAGCTATGAAGAGAATTGAGGGCTCATTCCATGCGATGTGGTAGACACAATGAGGTATGTGTGGGCTCTTTGTAGAGAGAtgtgggtggctctgagaagagcctttgtgttgtAAATGAATGGATTTGGGAGTAGAAAGGAGTTGTTGGgattacttggatttggcggcggccttgtggctctcggtcttcttgggcagcagcacggcctggatgttgggcaggactcctccctgggcgatggtgactccgcccagcagcttgttgagctcctcgtcgttgcggacggccagctggaggtgtcgggggatgatgcgggtcttcttgttgtcgcgggcggcgttgccggccagctcgaggatctcagccgtcagatactcgaggacggcggccagatagacgggagctccggccccgacccgctcggcatagttccccttcctgagcagacggtgaacacgaccgactgggaactgcagaccagcccgggATGATCGGGTTTTGGCCTTAGCCCGTACCTTGCCTCCTTGTTTTCCACGGCCAGACATTGTGAGACGTCTGTGTTATTCTGATAAAGATAACCAAATTCGGGCGCTTCCTTATATTTATACCGTCAAAGCTCTGACGtcacactctgtgattggttactttTCAAGCCCGCCAATAGTGTTCTGACTTGTTTCTAAACCAATCCGTAAACGAAGAAGGAAAGTATTCCACTCCTCCCCATCACATGACTGAAtcctccaatgagtgaggagggaggagactcaTTTTCATAGGACGCCTATAAAATCAGCACATGAGGGCGGCTCCAGCACACATCGGAGTTGATCTGATTGATCCTAatcatgcctgaaccagccaagtccgccccggcgcccaagaagggctccaagaaagccgtgaccaagagccagaagaaggacggcaagaagcggaggaagagcaggaaggagagttatgccatctacgtgtacaaggtgctcaagcaggtccaccccgacaccggcatctcgtccaaggccatgggcatcatgaactccttcgtcaatgacatcttcgagcgcatcgctggcgaagcttcccgcctggctcattacaacaagcgccgcaccatcacctcccgggagatccagaccgccgtccgccttctcctgcccggagagctggccaagcacgccgtctccgagggcaccaaggccgtcaccaagtacaccagcgccaagtaatccccccatcatcatcatcatcatcccaacacaagacacaaaggctcttctaagagccacccaccatttcTATCAATGAGCTCTCATCACATTTTATCTTTAACACAAGTGAAGAATTAACAGATTATGAAAGATCATTTTGTACAATCTGATGGGGAGTTGTACATTTGTGGATGAATTAGAATAAATCCATCCGAATACCAGCTAGTCTTCCAAATTCCCTTTATTGAGAAATTCCAGatcatattttttttcccacttagACCCGTCCTGTAGAATGGATATTCGGAGGATCTAATTTATAGATGA
It contains:
- the LOC141104562 gene encoding histone H2A.J, with product MSGRGKQGGKVRAKAKTRSSRAGLQFPVGRVHRLLRKGNYAERVGAGAPVYLAAVLEYLTAEILELAGNAARDNKKTRIIPRHLQLAVRNDEELNKLLGGVTIAQGGVLPNIQAVLLPKKTESHKAAAKSK